A genomic stretch from Leptolyngbyaceae cyanobacterium includes:
- the ccsB gene encoding c-type cytochrome biogenesis protein CcsB, which yields MDLVALQNWLDNASFAVLFITMLIYWAGAAFPSIPYLPNLGTAGMAIANMSIAALLGARWLEAGYFPLSNLYESLFFLAWGITAVHLIAENMSRSRLVGAATSPVAMGITAFATLTLPTNMQSAEPLVPALKSNWLMMHVSVMMLSYASLMVGSLLAIAFLIVTRGKNIELRGSSVGTGGFRNNHYQLRRSGTLVTEPAAITQSTTPPIESNGSTKTAVLNLVETKPAQKIATSELLSPQRLSLAEILDNISYRIIGLGFPLLTIGIIAGGVWANEAWGSYWSWDPKETWALITWLVFAAYLHARITRGWQGRRPAILAATGFVVVWVCYLGVNLLGKGLHSYGWFF from the coding sequence ATGGATCTGGTTGCACTCCAGAATTGGCTGGATAACGCCAGTTTTGCGGTTTTATTCATTACCATGCTGATTTACTGGGCGGGGGCGGCTTTTCCTAGCATTCCCTATCTACCAAATTTGGGAACTGCTGGTATGGCGATCGCTAATATGAGCATAGCTGCTTTACTAGGCGCTCGGTGGCTGGAAGCAGGCTACTTTCCCTTAAGCAATTTGTACGAATCCCTATTTTTCCTGGCTTGGGGTATCACCGCCGTCCATCTAATTGCGGAAAACATGAGTCGCAGCCGTTTGGTAGGCGCTGCTACCTCACCCGTAGCAATGGGCATTACCGCTTTTGCTACCTTAACCCTACCGACTAATATGCAGTCAGCAGAACCCTTAGTACCTGCCCTCAAGTCTAACTGGCTGATGATGCACGTTAGCGTCATGATGCTCAGTTATGCGTCTCTGATGGTAGGTTCTTTGTTAGCGATCGCATTTCTCATCGTCACTCGCGGCAAAAATATCGAACTACGCGGTAGTTCCGTCGGTACGGGCGGTTTTCGCAACAATCACTATCAACTGCGCCGTTCCGGAACTTTAGTTACCGAACCCGCCGCCATTACGCAATCCACAACACCCCCCATCGAAAGTAACGGCAGCACCAAAACCGCCGTCCTCAACTTAGTAGAAACCAAACCAGCACAAAAAATCGCCACATCCGAACTACTCTCCCCCCAACGCCTCAGTCTGGCGGAAATTCTCGATAACATCAGTTACCGCATCATCGGATTAGGATTTCCCCTTCTCACCATCGGTATTATCGCTGGTGGCGTTTGGGCAAACGAAGCTTGGGGTTCGTACTGGAGTTGGGACCCCAAAGAAACTTGGGCGCTAATTACCTGGCTGGTATTTGCTGCATATCTCCATGCCCGCATTACTCGTGGCTGGCAAGGTAGGCGTCCTGCCATTTTAGCCGCTACTGGCTTTGTAGTTGTCTGGGTTTGTTATCTAGGTGTCAATCTCTTGGGCAAAGGGTTACACAGTTACGGTTGGTTTTTCTAA